From Macaca fascicularis isolate 582-1 chromosome 14, T2T-MFA8v1.1, a single genomic window includes:
- the HARBI1 gene encoding putative nuclease HARBI1, translated as MAIPITVLDCDLLLYGRGHRTLDRFKLDDVSDEYLMSMYGFPRQFIYYLVELLGANLSRPTQRSRAISPETQILAALGFYTSGSFQTRMGDAIGISQASMSRCVANVTEALVERASQFIRFPADEASIQALKDEFYGLAGMPGVMGVVDCIHVAIKAPNAEDLSYVNRKGLHSLNCLMVCDIRGALMTVETNWPGSLQDCAVLQQSSLGSQFEAGMHKDSWLLGDSSFFLRTWLMTPLHIPETPAEYRYNMAHSATHSVIEKTFRTLCSRFRCLDGSKGALQYSPEKSSHIILACCVLHNISLEHGMDVWSSPMTGPMEQPPEEEYEHMESLDLEADRIRQELMLTHFS; from the exons ATGGCTATACCAATAACAGTGCTTGACTGTGACCTCTTGCTGTATGGCCGTGGTCACCGGACATTGGACCGTTTTAAGCTGGATGATGTGTCTGATGAATACTTGATGTCCATGTATGGGTTTCCGCGACAGTTCATTTATTACTTGGTGGAGCTCTTGGGGGCGAATCTTTCCAGGCCTACTCAGCGATCCAGGGCTATTAGCCCAGAGACACAGATCCTTGCAGCACTGGGTTTTTATACCTCAGGTTCCTTCCAGACTCGGATGGGAGATGCCATTGGAATCAGTCAGGCGTCTATGAGTCGTTGTGTTGCCAATGTCACCGAAGCACTTGTGGAAAGGGCCTCACAGTTCATTCGCTTCCCAGCTgatgaagcctccatacaggctCTGAAGGATGAATTCTATGGGTTGGCAGGGATGCCAGGGGTGATGGGGGTAGTTGACTGTATCCATGTGGCCATCAAGGCACCAAATGCTGAAGACCTCTCCTATGTGAACCGAAAAGGCCTGCATTCTTTAAACTGCCTGATGGTGTGTGACATTAGAGGGGCACTAATGACCGTGGAGACAAACTGGCCAGGCAGCCTACAGGACTGTGCCGTGCTGCAGCAGTCTTCCCTCGGTAGTCAGTTTGAAGCCGGTATGCACAAAGATAGCTGGCTTCTGG GTGACAGTTCCTTCTTTCTTCGAACCTGGCTCATGACCCCACTTCACATTCCTGAAACTCCAGCAGAATATCGCTATAATATGGCCCATTCTGCAACTCACAGTGTGATTGAGAAGACTTTCCGAACCCTCTGCTCCCGATTCCGCTGCCTGGATGGATCCAAGGGGGCACTGCAGTACTCACCAGAGAAATCCAGCCACATCATCTTGGCCTGTTGTGTTCTCCACAACATCTCCCTGGAGCATGGGATGGATGTTTGGTCCTCTCCAATGACAGGACCCATGGAACAGCCCCCTGAAGAAGAGTATGAGCACATGGAGTCCCTGGACTTAGAGGCTGACCGTATTCGTCAGGAGTTAATGCTCACTCATTTTAGCTAA